A stretch of Clostridium formicaceticum DNA encodes these proteins:
- the asrA gene encoding anaerobic sulfite reductase subunit AsrA — MGYTMTKEAFNKVLASLRESYKIYAPVRLKGRGRFSDTDAIRYEEITKVEEIVFDEKSHFSPKEILHPIHQTLFYFLQDEIIEAKTDDEKILVFLRPCDIHGVLKLDQVFLYNGTVRDTYYEKLRNKVKFFMMECITGFDNCFCVSMEANKTDLYAAAIRFGEEILIDLQDNDLQSYFQGKTEIDFKPEFITKNQIEIKLPPLEKITPELFEAPLWKEYSERCIGCGRCNFACISCSCWTMQDILYQDNPHQGERRRVWSGCHVDGFTDMAGGHGFRRNYGDRMRFKTMHKIYDFNKRNGVSMCVGCGRCDDACPEYISFSKCIHKVTEVLEEGN; from the coding sequence ATGGGCTATACCATGACAAAAGAAGCTTTTAATAAAGTATTAGCATCTTTGCGTGAATCCTACAAAATTTATGCCCCTGTACGACTAAAGGGGAGGGGAAGATTCTCTGATACGGATGCAATACGCTATGAAGAGATTACAAAAGTTGAAGAAATTGTCTTCGATGAAAAATCTCATTTTTCTCCAAAAGAAATCCTGCATCCTATTCACCAGACCTTGTTTTATTTTCTACAAGATGAAATCATAGAAGCAAAGACTGATGATGAAAAAATTCTTGTTTTTTTAAGACCTTGCGATATTCATGGGGTTTTGAAACTGGACCAAGTGTTTTTGTACAATGGTACTGTAAGAGATACTTACTATGAAAAATTGCGAAATAAAGTTAAATTTTTTATGATGGAGTGTATTACAGGCTTTGATAATTGTTTTTGTGTTTCTATGGAAGCTAACAAGACCGACTTATATGCAGCAGCGATCCGTTTCGGAGAAGAGATTCTCATAGACCTACAGGATAACGATTTACAAAGCTATTTTCAAGGTAAGACAGAAATAGACTTTAAACCTGAGTTCATAACAAAAAATCAAATTGAAATAAAGCTGCCACCCCTTGAAAAAATCACGCCTGAACTTTTTGAGGCTCCCCTATGGAAGGAATATAGTGAAAGATGTATTGGCTGTGGTCGTTGTAACTTTGCATGTATTTCCTGTAGTTGTTGGACAATGCAAGACATCTTGTATCAAGATAATCCTCATCAAGGGGAGAGGAGAAGGGTATGGTCAGGATGTCATGTAGACGGCTTTACAGATATGGCAGGAGGACATGGGTTTAGAAGAAACTATGGAGATCGCATGAGATTCAAAACGATGCATAAAATCTATGACTTTAATAAACGTAATGGTGTTTCTATGTGTGTTGGCTGTGGTCGTTGTGATGATGCTTGCCCTGAGTATATCTCCTTTTCAAAATGTATTCATAAGGTTACAGAAGTATTAGAGGAGGGAAACTAG
- the asrB gene encoding anaerobic sulfite reductase subunit AsrB, which yields MKNCYLPRQYKIIDITPQTAIDYTYRVAFDQPVIGGQFVEVSIPGIGEAPISISDFGEGYIDMTIRKVGKVTHYLNTLKVGDPLYLRGPYGNGFDLEKYKQKHLVLAAGGTGLAPIKSIINYFHNHPNMIAHLDLLIGFKSSKDILFADEIKKWQQNKKFRLLLTIDGEEENWQGNVGLITKYVPEISIEKNTEVIIVGPPLMMKFTAMAFLEKTSEEKIWVSFERKMSCGIGKCGHCKIDETYVCLEGPVFNYTKAKQLID from the coding sequence ATGAAAAATTGTTATCTACCCCGGCAATATAAAATTATAGACATTACACCTCAAACAGCCATAGATTACACTTATCGAGTGGCTTTTGATCAACCTGTCATAGGTGGGCAGTTTGTAGAGGTCTCTATTCCTGGCATAGGAGAAGCGCCTATTTCCATCAGCGATTTTGGCGAAGGTTATATTGATATGACGATTCGGAAGGTTGGTAAAGTAACACATTATCTTAATACACTAAAGGTAGGAGATCCTTTATACTTGCGAGGTCCCTATGGAAATGGTTTTGATTTGGAAAAATATAAGCAAAAGCATCTTGTCCTTGCAGCAGGAGGGACAGGGCTAGCCCCTATAAAAAGTATCATCAATTACTTTCACAATCATCCCAATATGATAGCGCACTTAGACCTTCTGATCGGCTTTAAAAGCAGTAAAGATATCTTATTTGCAGATGAAATAAAAAAATGGCAGCAAAACAAAAAGTTTCGCCTTTTACTAACGATTGATGGGGAAGAAGAAAACTGGCAGGGAAATGTCGGTCTTATTACAAAGTATGTGCCTGAAATCTCCATAGAAAAAAACACTGAAGTAATTATTGTAGGCCCTCCTCTTATGATGAAGTTTACAGCTATGGCCTTTTTAGAGAAGACTTCTGAAGAAAAGATATGGGTATCCTTCGAAAGAAAAATGAGCTGTGGTATTGGAAAATGTGGGCATTGCAAAATTGATGAAACCTATGTTTGCCTTGAAGGTCCTGTTTTTAATTATACAAAGGCAAAGCAGTTAATTGATTAG
- the asrC gene encoding sulfite reductase subunit C, which translates to MSVHTKKIKKNAYRVTKERGKTALRIRVPGGHLEVKHFDIIKEIAEQYGDGTVHITIRQGFEVPGISFDKISEINEKIAPIIKGLELDCGVSIEHPTKGYPAAGTRNVSACIGNKVCPFANYNTTALAIKIEKAIFPNHRHVKIACTGCPNDCIKAHMQDFGIIGQVEPVYDAHRCVSCGSCVKNCKKRVTGALEMINEKVKRDENRCLGCGECILKCPTSAWSRNPEKFFRVVIMGRTGKRNPRLAETFLQWVDEETVIKIITNTYAFIEAYIDQEAPLGKEHIGYIVDRAGYKVFEEYALKDTILGPKAKVTKHIEFSGYKYDKNIDLG; encoded by the coding sequence ATGTCTGTTCATACAAAAAAAATCAAGAAAAACGCCTATCGTGTAACAAAGGAAAGGGGAAAAACCGCCCTAAGAATTCGTGTACCAGGAGGCCACTTAGAAGTAAAACATTTTGATATTATCAAAGAAATTGCAGAGCAGTATGGCGATGGCACTGTTCATATTACGATTCGGCAAGGTTTTGAAGTGCCGGGTATTAGCTTCGATAAAATTTCTGAAATCAATGAAAAAATTGCCCCTATTATCAAAGGTTTAGAACTAGACTGCGGTGTTTCTATTGAACATCCTACAAAAGGCTATCCTGCTGCCGGCACTAGAAATGTATCCGCTTGTATTGGAAACAAAGTATGCCCCTTTGCTAACTATAATACAACAGCCCTTGCTATTAAGATAGAGAAGGCTATTTTTCCTAATCATCGTCATGTGAAAATTGCCTGCACTGGATGTCCTAATGACTGTATCAAGGCGCATATGCAGGATTTTGGTATCATTGGTCAAGTAGAACCAGTATATGATGCCCACCGATGTGTTAGCTGTGGCTCCTGCGTTAAAAATTGCAAAAAGCGCGTTACTGGGGCATTGGAAATGATTAACGAAAAAGTAAAAAGAGATGAAAATCGCTGTCTAGGCTGCGGTGAATGTATTCTCAAGTGTCCAACTTCTGCTTGGTCCAGAAATCCTGAAAAGTTTTTTAGAGTAGTGATTATGGGTAGAACTGGAAAAAGAAATCCCCGTTTAGCTGAAACCTTCCTACAGTGGGTGGATGAAGAAACAGTTATCAAGATTATTACCAATACTTATGCTTTTATTGAAGCTTATATTGATCAAGAAGCCCCTTTAGGCAAGGAGCATATTGGCTATATCGTAGATCGGGCAGGCTATAAGGTATTTGAAGAATATGCCCTTAAAGATACAATCTTAGGCCCTAAGGCTAAAGTTACAAAACATATAGAATTTAGCGGATACAAGTATGATAAAAATATAGATTTGGGTTAA
- a CDS encoding metal-dependent hydrolase: MKIQYLGHSAFYVETSTMKALIDPFISNEVQSFAFDEKEITHIFVTHGHGDHLGSTIQIAKKSGATVISNYEICMYLQKQGISFHAMHIGGRFTSNFGTIKMTPALHGSGIETPEGMLYGGNPCGFLIACEGKKLYHAGDTGLTMDMQLLAVEKIDVALIPIGGNFTMDVIDAVTAVEFIKPKVVVPMHYNTHPIISASPEAFQAKVLGADVKILTIGEIYSF; encoded by the coding sequence ATGAAAATTCAATATCTAGGGCATTCTGCCTTTTATGTAGAGACCTCTACCATGAAGGCTCTGATTGACCCTTTTATTAGCAATGAAGTGCAATCTTTCGCTTTTGATGAAAAGGAGATTACACATATTTTTGTTACCCACGGTCATGGAGACCATCTTGGAAGCACCATTCAAATTGCTAAGAAATCTGGTGCTACTGTGATTTCTAATTATGAAATCTGTATGTATCTACAAAAACAGGGGATTTCTTTTCATGCAATGCATATAGGAGGACGGTTCACTTCAAATTTCGGTACGATAAAAATGACACCAGCGCTACATGGATCTGGCATCGAAACACCAGAGGGTATGCTTTATGGCGGCAATCCCTGTGGCTTCCTTATAGCGTGTGAAGGTAAAAAACTCTACCATGCTGGTGACACTGGATTGACAATGGATATGCAGCTTTTGGCTGTAGAAAAAATCGATGTGGCCTTAATCCCTATCGGAGGTAACTTTACTATGGATGTTATAGATGCAGTAACAGCAGTGGAATTCATTAAACCAAAGGTAGTTGTTCCAATGCATTATAACACCCATCCTATTATTTCCGCTTCACCAGAAGCCTTTCAAGCAAAGGTTTTAGGTGCTGATGTAAAAATATTAACTATAGGAGAAATTTATAGTTTCTAA
- a CDS encoding AI-2E family transporter yields MKIRWDKQYLKYSLYASFAVILPILFFQVLDNIGSLLANISGSFSWIRRVLSPFIMGGFIAYILNPGVRWFEKKLYREVTYINERKKLHRFLSIITVYAILLGLITMLLIFVVPQIANNIREIIQRLPEYDRSTRKWIANWENDMGLNNLYNIAEYIEKNSRDIFDIASQVLEYLLNNIVSSIMTVTSGILNFLLAMIISFYMLSDKEAFKVGSEKFLRAVMKDETVDRARDFGREADELFGKFIIGKSLDSFIIGVLCFIGLNIMGIRYSLLLSSIIGITNMIPYFGPFIGGVPAVIITFFDSPIKAFWVTLFVLALQQFDGLFLGPKILGDSVGLRPFWIVFAIVVGGKLAGVLGMFLGVPIFAIIRLVVLRLIDQQLERKKEKKLNNTL; encoded by the coding sequence ATGAAAATTCGATGGGATAAGCAGTATTTAAAATATTCCTTATATGCCAGTTTTGCAGTGATACTACCGATTTTATTTTTTCAAGTATTAGATAATATAGGTTCTTTACTAGCCAATATTTCGGGGAGTTTTAGTTGGATAAGGAGGGTATTAAGTCCCTTCATTATGGGTGGATTTATTGCATATATCTTAAATCCTGGTGTGAGATGGTTTGAAAAAAAGCTATATAGGGAAGTAACCTATATTAATGAAAGAAAAAAGCTCCATAGGTTTCTGAGTATAATAACAGTATATGCTATTTTGCTAGGTTTGATTACCATGCTGCTGATCTTTGTAGTACCACAGATTGCCAACAATATACGTGAAATAATACAAAGACTTCCTGAATATGACAGAAGTACAAGAAAATGGATAGCAAACTGGGAAAATGATATGGGATTAAATAATTTATACAACATTGCAGAATACATTGAAAAAAATAGCAGGGATATTTTTGATATAGCCAGCCAAGTGTTAGAATATCTTTTAAACAATATTGTTTCCAGTATCATGACGGTTACCTCAGGAATCCTTAATTTTCTTTTGGCTATGATTATTTCTTTTTATATGTTGTCAGATAAAGAAGCCTTCAAGGTGGGTAGTGAAAAATTTCTAAGGGCGGTCATGAAGGACGAAACCGTTGATAGAGCGAGAGATTTTGGAAGAGAAGCAGATGAACTTTTTGGTAAATTTATCATAGGAAAATCTCTAGATTCCTTTATCATAGGCGTACTTTGTTTTATTGGTTTAAATATTATGGGTATTCGTTATAGTCTTTTATTAAGCAGCATTATAGGTATTACCAATATGATTCCTTATTTTGGACCCTTTATTGGTGGGGTGCCAGCGGTAATTATTACCTTTTTTGATAGTCCAATAAAAGCTTTTTGGGTAACGCTATTTGTTTTAGCACTTCAACAATTTGATGGATTATTTTTAGGTCCTAAAATTCTGGGAGACAGTGTGGGTCTAAGGCCTTTTTGGATTGTTTTTGCTATTGTAGTAGGAGGTAAGTTAGCAGGTGTATTAGGTATGTTCTTAGGTGTGCCTATTTTTGCCATTATAAGATTGGTGGTACTTCGACTTATTGATCAGCAACTAGAAAGAAAAAAAGAAAAGAAACTAAATAATACTTTATAA
- a CDS encoding DUF421 domain-containing protein — protein MKDYILILGRIMTILPLLLFATVFIMGRRPIGELPVLDFLIIITMGSVVGADIADPSIEHLPTAFAVVVLALLQSLISRLILKNRKFSRLISFEPTLIIENGRFIVKNMRKIKYSIDEVLMMLREKDIFHFNEVHYAIVESNGKLTVLKKSNLLPLKPKDMDITTEEEEIPAVVILEGKLDKKSLEKAKISEENVVFLAKKQGYRKVKDIFLATYSNKEGLLISPYKVEASINIEH, from the coding sequence ATGAAGGACTACATTTTGATATTGGGTAGAATTATGACCATCTTGCCATTACTATTATTTGCAACGGTATTTATTATGGGGAGACGTCCTATTGGAGAACTGCCAGTTTTAGATTTTCTGATAATTATAACTATGGGCTCAGTAGTAGGGGCAGATATTGCAGATCCTAGCATAGAACACTTACCCACCGCTTTTGCTGTGGTTGTACTAGCTCTTCTACAAAGTCTCATTAGTAGACTAATACTAAAAAACAGAAAGTTTTCTAGGCTTATTTCTTTTGAGCCTACTTTAATTATAGAAAATGGAAGGTTTATCGTAAAAAACATGAGAAAGATAAAGTATTCTATTGATGAAGTATTAATGATGCTTAGAGAAAAAGATATCTTTCACTTCAATGAAGTACATTATGCTATTGTGGAATCTAACGGTAAACTAACTGTCCTCAAAAAATCCAATCTACTGCCTTTGAAACCAAAGGATATGGACATTACTACAGAGGAAGAAGAAATACCTGCAGTTGTAATTTTAGAAGGAAAATTAGATAAAAAATCTTTAGAAAAAGCGAAGATATCTGAAGAAAATGTTGTTTTTTTAGCAAAAAAGCAGGGGTATAGGAAAGTAAAGGATATTTTTCTTGCTACTTACTCCAATAAGGAGGGTTTACTGATTTCTCCTTATAAAGTAGAAGCATCCATAAATATTGAGCATTAG
- a CDS encoding glutathionylspermidine synthase family protein, with translation MVAINKLFTEYHNNVLKNKEAHLKEYRRVFAEVQASPAKYKNKPVEFLYQPMFFSQEDFERFQQLTAQLLDILKKVVLQYLKEEDFRKHFNFTPLLEKLILKDPGYDIDVPMGRFDIFYPFNDDFQFCELNADGSSGMVEERELQHIFRNSLAIRELEEKYGFTGFELFDSWVEALLRNYRQFSGKEEKPRIAIVDWFSSSIPSEFLEFQKAFERNGCTTMIADIRHLTYRNKKLYYQDTEIDCIYRRAVTWEIIDHAEEVGDFIQAYLEGSVCVVGPIRSQIIHNKNIFSILHDPVKTPFLTEEERKFVEQHIPYTTLFDCKNKELVAFAITNKDQLVLKPMDRYASSGVYIGKDFTIQQWKELMEKEAERDYLLQQLCQIPKLPMAMFTDDDVRFIENNYIIGLFMYNEKLQGIYTRVGRKNIIGSIAECFTLPNFIVSKKL, from the coding sequence ATGGTTGCAATAAATAAACTATTTACCGAATACCATAATAATGTTTTAAAGAATAAAGAAGCCCATCTAAAAGAATATAGGAGGGTTTTTGCAGAAGTACAAGCTTCTCCTGCTAAATATAAAAATAAGCCTGTGGAGTTTTTGTACCAGCCTATGTTTTTTAGCCAAGAGGATTTTGAAAGGTTTCAGCAACTAACGGCACAGTTGTTGGATATCTTAAAAAAAGTAGTCCTACAGTATCTCAAAGAAGAAGACTTTAGAAAGCATTTTAACTTTACTCCGCTATTAGAAAAACTAATTCTAAAAGATCCAGGTTATGATATCGATGTGCCGATGGGGAGATTTGATATTTTTTATCCTTTCAATGATGATTTTCAATTTTGTGAATTAAATGCTGACGGTTCCTCTGGTATGGTAGAAGAAAGAGAGTTGCAACACATTTTTCGAAACTCTCTAGCCATAAGAGAACTAGAAGAAAAATATGGTTTTACTGGTTTTGAGTTGTTTGATAGTTGGGTGGAGGCACTCTTAAGGAACTATCGACAATTTAGTGGAAAAGAAGAAAAACCAAGAATTGCTATTGTTGATTGGTTTTCCTCCTCTATACCTAGTGAATTTTTAGAATTTCAAAAAGCCTTCGAAAGAAATGGCTGTACTACAATGATTGCAGATATTAGACACTTGACCTATAGGAATAAAAAATTATATTATCAGGATACTGAAATTGACTGTATTTATCGTAGAGCAGTAACTTGGGAAATTATTGACCATGCTGAAGAGGTTGGAGATTTTATACAAGCTTATTTAGAGGGTTCTGTATGTGTAGTAGGCCCTATTCGTTCCCAAATTATTCATAATAAGAATATCTTTAGTATCCTCCACGATCCTGTAAAAACCCCCTTCTTGACAGAAGAGGAGAGAAAATTTGTAGAACAGCATATTCCCTATACCACTTTATTTGATTGTAAAAATAAAGAACTGGTGGCCTTTGCTATAACAAATAAAGATCAGTTGGTGCTAAAGCCAATGGATAGATATGCCTCCAGCGGCGTATATATTGGTAAAGACTTTACAATACAGCAGTGGAAGGAATTGATGGAAAAAGAAGCTGAAAGAGATTATTTGCTGCAACAACTTTGTCAAATACCAAAGCTTCCAATGGCAATGTTTACTGATGATGATGTAAGGTTCATAGAAAATAATTATATCATTGGGCTTTTTATGTATAATGAAAAACTTCAAGGGATCTACACCAGAGTGGGAAGAAAAAATATTATCGGCAGTATTGCGGAATGTTTCACTCTCCCTAATTTTATAGTATCAAAAAAACTTTAA
- a CDS encoding glutamate--cysteine ligase yields MQYEEQIKTIVAFIKSGEKEKKDFNLGVEIEHIVIKKESFDSVTYYEEEGIQVILNKLAPQGYTLKYEDNYLLALEGKTEIITLEPGGQLEVSMSPTMDIKEIEANYLNFLKKVIPILEEQNQLLMAIGYHPKTSIKDIPFNPKTRYQYMADYFKKKGKYAHNMMKGTASLQVVIDYANEEDFIKKFKVANFLSPLLHLMTDNAPIFEGEVFEKNSIRNIIWENTDKDRSSIVPGTFKGKFGYREYAEYILNTPPIFIIKDGALIPTYDKKVKDLLDPYHVTQEEISHILSMVFPDVRVRKYIEIRMGDTLPYPLNLGYIALIKGLFYNEIALEYLYEMANNLEEEKVRQAKEDIIEKGFEGRYKCKVIYDFVPVLFDLAKKGLKEEEKGYLKTLENLTRHEKNPALLSKRLIKSKGIEALTWCALNRYGG; encoded by the coding sequence ATGCAATATGAAGAGCAAATAAAGACGATTGTAGCATTTATAAAAAGTGGAGAAAAAGAAAAAAAAGATTTTAATTTAGGTGTAGAAATAGAACATATAGTTATAAAAAAAGAGAGCTTTGATTCTGTTACCTATTACGAAGAAGAAGGGATTCAAGTCATATTAAACAAATTAGCCCCGCAAGGATATACACTGAAATATGAAGATAATTATCTTCTAGCATTAGAGGGCAAAACAGAAATCATTACACTGGAGCCGGGAGGACAATTGGAAGTCAGCATGTCTCCTACTATGGATATCAAAGAAATAGAAGCAAACTATTTAAACTTCCTTAAAAAAGTAATTCCCATCCTAGAGGAGCAAAATCAACTATTAATGGCAATAGGGTACCATCCCAAAACCTCTATTAAAGATATTCCCTTTAACCCTAAGACGCGTTACCAATATATGGCGGATTACTTTAAAAAGAAGGGGAAATATGCGCATAATATGATGAAGGGGACGGCATCTTTACAAGTAGTCATTGACTACGCAAATGAAGAGGATTTCATAAAAAAATTTAAGGTGGCTAACTTTTTATCTCCATTACTTCATTTGATGACAGATAATGCTCCGATTTTTGAGGGAGAAGTTTTTGAAAAAAACAGCATTAGAAATATTATATGGGAAAATACAGATAAGGATCGTAGTAGTATTGTTCCTGGAACCTTCAAAGGCAAATTTGGCTACAGAGAATACGCTGAATATATATTAAATACACCGCCTATTTTCATCATAAAGGATGGCGCATTAATACCTACCTATGATAAGAAAGTAAAAGATTTACTGGATCCTTATCATGTTACGCAGGAAGAAATAAGCCATATTTTATCTATGGTATTTCCTGATGTGAGGGTTAGAAAATATATTGAAATTCGAATGGGAGATACGTTGCCCTATCCCCTTAATCTAGGCTATATTGCTTTAATCAAAGGACTTTTCTATAATGAAATTGCCCTAGAGTATCTCTATGAAATGGCGAATAATTTAGAAGAAGAAAAAGTAAGGCAAGCGAAGGAAGATATTATAGAGAAGGGTTTTGAAGGAAGATATAAATGCAAAGTGATCTATGATTTTGTTCCTGTTCTCTTTGATTTGGCCAAAAAAGGATTGAAAGAGGAGGAAAAAGGTTATTTAAAAACTTTAGAAAACCTAACAAGGCATGAAAAAAATCCAGCACTATTATCAAAACGACTCATAAAGAGTAAGGGAATAGAAGCTTTGACATGGTGTGCCTTAAATCGATATGGAGGTTAA
- a CDS encoding DMT family transporter produces the protein MVVFWGLAAFIAGGLIIISSIFNAQVATKIGAYRSALLNNVLAMITAFFLLIIIYGNFTEEVHRIKEVPLWSLGGGFLTVIIVVGSNKIIPKIPVIYTALLVFTGQLLIGLVLDSIMGRSFEVRRLTGILFILGGLVYNLYIDKKEMKE, from the coding sequence ATGGTTGTATTTTGGGGGTTGGCAGCTTTTATAGCAGGTGGTCTTATTATTATATCTTCTATTTTCAATGCACAAGTTGCAACAAAAATAGGAGCCTATCGCTCTGCATTATTAAACAATGTTTTGGCTATGATAACGGCTTTTTTTCTACTTATTATAATTTACGGAAACTTTACTGAAGAAGTTCACAGGATAAAGGAAGTGCCTTTGTGGAGCTTAGGGGGAGGATTTCTAACGGTAATTATTGTGGTAGGTAGTAACAAAATTATACCTAAAATTCCTGTAATCTATACAGCGTTACTGGTGTTTACAGGACAACTATTGATAGGATTAGTTTTGGATAGCATCATGGGAAGATCCTTCGAGGTGAGAAGACTAACAGGAATTCTTTTTATTTTAGGGGGGTTAGTATATAATCTTTACATAGACAAAAAAGAAATGAAGGAATAG
- a CDS encoding DMT family transporter — MKTNWMAIIIGGLIAVMIHMNGTLASYTNTYFSSLIVHFIGALGVAVLLFIIEEEQNKELYFPSYYYLGGVLGALIIVLNNVSFKGLGVSITVALVFLGQMVTSICIDNFGMFRMKKIPFNKKRIPGIFLVFLGVIIMILA, encoded by the coding sequence ATGAAAACAAACTGGATGGCTATTATCATCGGAGGTTTGATTGCAGTGATGATTCATATGAATGGTACCTTAGCCAGTTACACAAATACCTACTTTAGTTCCCTGATAGTTCATTTCATCGGTGCATTAGGGGTAGCTGTTTTGTTATTCATCATAGAGGAAGAACAAAACAAGGAGCTATACTTCCCTTCTTATTATTACTTAGGTGGCGTTTTAGGTGCGTTGATCATTGTTTTAAATAATGTTAGTTTCAAAGGTTTAGGTGTTTCTATTACGGTGGCATTAGTGTTTTTGGGCCAGATGGTTACTTCTATTTGCATTGATAATTTCGGGATGTTTCGCATGAAAAAGATACCCTTTAACAAAAAAAGAATTCCAGGCATTTTTCTTGTATTTTTAGGGGTTATTATAATGATACTTGCATAG